A window of Poecilia reticulata strain Guanapo linkage group LG7, Guppy_female_1.0+MT, whole genome shotgun sequence genomic DNA:
GAACTGCAGGGAAAAGTACATGAATGGACcccaattaagaaaaaaagaggataaaactttaaataagcaAGAATATCTCAAAGTAACAATTTAGTTCCCTCCATGGTGTCATGAGGCGGTGGTTTCCGGTGAGTGAAACGCAGGCAGGACCCAGGATGTAGCGGGAAATATaagtatttattgaaaaaacagGAACATCGGGGAACAACACGAGGGAAACTGGCAGCACGGAGACGGAGGAAATAAACAGACAATCAACAGGGACCATAGACAAACTCTTGACCAGGAATCGACGAGGACTACAACTATCGACATTCaattgacaaggacccgacgaagaacacagacaacaggggagactaaatacacacRgggcaatcacgggaacgagacacacctgggagacaatcaacggggaaagacgcagagacaggactaacagggaacaggatcacacagaaactagaaaataaacacatagaaacacggatcatgacacatGGAGCAATACATCTTTTCCAGTGGATGAATTTATTTCTTCCAAAAGCATCAGAGATCATTGATAACATGAAGAGTCATGCATTGGCTTTTGGAGCTTTGGCAAAACATGAGTCACCAAGACTCCCAGAAGCAATGAATTGTCCTGTGACTTTCTTCAAAAAGACACCCTTTGGGAGCCAGCAAGCAAActatctaaaatatattttgagatAAGAACAATTGAAGTCAGTTATCAAACAATAGCCGTTAGCTATTCAGcaataaactaaacatgcaGTGTTGCATTTAGGGGAACAAAGTGTTCAAAAATGGATCTGTTGTTGCAAATCTGTCTCCTTAAAAGAAAGGCAGATATCTATTCATACATCCACAAGAAGCGAGCTCCCATTCAGCAATCATATGGTCACACAAAAGTCAAACTTGTTTGAAATTATGATCACTGCTGAGGATTTTAACTTTTGAAGCAGTGCAATAAGCCAAACTTACCTGAACGTTTCATACTGTACATAAttattcaagtatttttttcttatttttcttcgTTGTAGTTCCTGATTCAAGAGCATGCAATGTATATGAGGATAGGAATAATTGCTAGTTAATCAAGAGCTGTGCTTCGATTAGGCATGTAGGAAAACCATACAGTTTGGCAATAAGCGGCCCTTGTGTACTTGATACATTGtgtgttaatttttgttttttttggggggtttttttgtccaACAGCTtagatatttttagattaaataaaaaattagaagTGATTGCACATCCTTTTGAAGGACACAGATTAGAAGCCAAACATAGAACGAACTGGTGTCGTTAAGTATCTTCCTTCCTCAGACACTCAGACATTTCAGAaatttaatgtctttaaaagcTGATTCCATTttggaacaaaaacatttactatTCTGATTGAACCCCAGGACATCTTTACATTGTTGGTTGCACTAACCCTTCTTGGCACTGTCACAAGTCGTGTGCATGGTGTAGCAGTGACGCATCCAATAACTTCTTTTTAATAATGTCTTTCTCTTGCCTGTTCTTCAgggaataacatttttatgagaaataaatatttaaaatgtcaataatcTGTGTGGGGCTagcacataaaatcccattgcATTAAAATCGTGCTTTATTGAAGAACAATGCTTGCTTTATGGGTTCTTgctttgaatttaaaacattcatgcctatcttgatttttttaaattgttcagCAACAATTATATGTAGCATACAGTTTCAAAGACCGCAATTGCAGGAGTAGAGCTTTGCTTTATAACGTGCTACATAAGTTTCAGCTTCGGGATGATTCTGCTAGAAATAATATGGATTATGCAACTCTGTCTTCTGACAACTCTTtgtctgctgtttttatgttagTGATTGTTTGCACAGGTTTTCACTCAGAGTACTTATGCTAACTCATACTGAGGGAGATGTTTTCGCATTGGCTGGATTTTTGATTAAATGCCAGAGTCCACCCTCACCTCACGGTGCACTTTCAACAGATACACTCCCAGGATGACAATTCAAGGATATGGGAGCAAAGACGCATTACTTCTCTATTGTCACTACAGAGTGGACTTCCTGGGGAGTTTGGAGAAAATGGGACAAAAAGATCTGACAAGGGCAAGTGATAAATGAAAGTACTGTTGTAATTTGTATGGTTTTATCATGTCCCCTGTCATCTGGGCTGGAAATTCCTGCCATTGTTCAATTACGTTCTCAAATGATTTCCTTAAAGATCCATGCTTGCTTGCAAGTTTTTGATTATTCAGCTTGTTTTATGATGAGCCTCTTTCTTAAAAGACAAGAGTTTAccaaaaacagtttgattttctGATAGAAACTGCACAGagaggtgtctacaaaaaacatgaagtgttttattattattattatttattttttttaaatcacaagtGGTTTGAAGAAGAGTTTCACCAGCAGGATGATAAAGCAACAAACAAATACTGATGtttgaaaaatgcatcaaaactaatGCAAAGGGACATAAGCTTTGTATTTTTGATAAAGGATGGGTACCATGCATTTTCAAGGGATTAActctgttaccttcagttgttttaaacaatGTTGTATatcaaaacaatgtaaaataattttgactgTCAATCATAGCTGTAGTTGAAAACTTAAAactggcctctgtctctttaaaaacctcCTACCCTTTGCaacatcacaacaatgcttctccatgCCATCCACTGATGTTATTTACAACCGTTTTTAGGAGAGTTATTGTTCGCATGACATCTCAGCAGACACtcagttctaccaggtgtttgctaattgctgttgctGAAAGTCTGGTGATGCTGAACACAGTAGAGGTGCTCTGTGGGGGGGGAGCTATGCGAGTCACTTCAGCGCCAGGGCGGCGCATGAGCAAACGATTAGGCAGCCGAACGGCtgcatgggagattcaaggacaaatcaaagcaacatgttTTTGGTGAGGGAATAACGCTATAACATGATACAATTctcaaaaaagtacattttgcatAGTACCGTCACTTTAAGgaataattcaaataaacttgGCAAGTTGTATAATTCAACACTTTTATATCTTTCAAAAAATCtacagcagattttttttcttttgctatacaccttagaaaaaaaaaaatatcagcaggtcaggccacaaagaaaactggaaaatgttgTTGGCAAAGAAAAACCTGAGCAGCGCATCTTCAATTTACACCTCCAACTGGCCAAACATCAAAACTCCTACATTGTAATATAaatcatttgattttaatttgcttCTTCACACCTTATGAAATCAAACTGACAGAAAGAAAGCCtaacctgttttgttttttgcctaaCCATACAGAAATTTTCACAATAGGTTATTGtcaccttcaggaagttattGACATTATATGATGATAAATATGTTGACCCACCATTGATATCATAGATAAACTATGTTGCAGTGTCTGTTTCCAACTACAGCATAAGCTTGGTACCCAACATGCATGCACTATACTGAGATGGAAACAAATAAGAATAATGTCTTGCACGGCAATTTTATTCTCATAggaaatatacatatatatgtttttataacaaGCAGAGTGACAGACAGAaagcattaatttatttataaacaagagtaaaattacctttttttataatttattgtgcaacatgagtcaaataaaagagaaaaacattagtAAATGCTGTTCAAAAAATACTCATCTTGTAAGCAGATGAAAGTCTGTCCCCCACTTATAGGTGAcaagaaaaagatggaaaacagcaggaaaaaaaaagtaaagtggGGAGAAAGGTGAACACAATTGAACTTAAAGTTCTTGTCAGACTGCCGCAGCAAACCCTATACGATTATTGCGACGATCAAACTCTGTGTAGTATCGGGCAATGAAGTTGGCTCCCAAAATCCAGATCGGACCTGTAGGCGGTGGCACATCCAAGCCCCTGAAGGTGACGATGCAGACGTCCCCTTCGAACTGTGATTGCTATAACGATAGGTGTAgactaataataaatattataatataatataataaaccagtgctaaatgtttaaaaatgtctaacaAATGTATCCTGGACATCAATGAATCCTTTAGACAGCTTTTTCATACAGAAAATCCTCACAGCTCTGATTCATTCAGCATTCAGATACTGTGGCTCTATCTGAATGCTTCAGGTTGTTTTCCCTCCCCCACCTTGGCTCGGATCTTCTGCAGCTAGCccaataaaaactgcaaaaagaacTTCCAACAGGGTTTTTTTAAGAATTGTTTTCTTCTCGCCAGTCTTGCGTAAGCTGACAGTCTTGGCAGTCTACAATTTTTCAGGTCTCTTAGCTTCTCCTTTGAATGTTGCTTTCCTTGCACAGGCTGTTCAATAAGATTAATGTCTGAGCTGGGACATTAAGCTTGACTTGACTTGATTGCTGTGCTCCTTGGTCTTAATGTCGCTctttttcattaatgttttataaCAAACACCCGAGGCCTTAACAGAACAACTACATttataatgatttaaaatgatacTCAGATTAACTTTGCTATTTATTAATTAGGTGACATTTGACTACACAATTACTTTTGCcataaaatcacagtaaaaaacATGGGGGTTCATAATTTTAATGAGACCAACTTTAAGAGTTAtgagtacttttgcaaggctcgACAAGAAttaatatttccattttcaaaaaatatattttttgtttgttttatttaagacattttttgtgCTCTACTTTGGAGGATTTTGCACAACACATTAGCAATCATTTGCCATCTTACCCATATTATATAATCTTCATGCGTCAGACAGTAGTCCTGGCCTCCCAGGTGAAACGTGACACTAGGCAACATCTTCACAGTTTCGCAGTTGACTTTATACTGTATTTGAAGGATAATGCCgggtaaagtttattttgtagcCTATTATTTTTCATGGGAAACTTTGTTGCCATGAGTTTGAGACTTACTCCAGTTTCATCCAGCTGAGCTCCAATGGTTTTCATCAGCATTGAGACGGAGGAGGCCGGACCTGTGATGTATGAGGAGCCTGTGTCGATCACAGCTGTGCAGCCCTCTGCACAAAACATCATCTCCACCCCCACAGCAACCCTACACAAACAAGACACAAAACGTGTCATTTCTGAATGGttgcatgcaaaaaaatatatactaacACATCCATATTGCACGTGTGTTCAGCAAATATCTCACCCTTTCATGGTGACTTCCCATTTTCCCATCTCTCTTGTTTCCAGATAATTAAAATTTCCAGTGTAGTAGTTTGGGTCAGTTCCCCCGAGGAGCAGCTCTCCACCAGGGGAGTGTTTTGGGTCCCTgaaaaacatgtacaaatatGAAATGATTTACAAATGGGCCTGCTGGGCACAGGCCACTGGGTTCAAAGGTTCATAGGGCCCTTGACCCTCATTTCAAAGACACTGTTGATCTTAAACtatcataaaaaaatgcaagatgTCACGAGACAcgagacaaaaatataaactgaCACCTAACagagaaatgatcagaaacAGTGACAATATGACTGCAAAGTTCGACCATTGTTATGACAAGATATAAAATTACCACAAAGAGACATTTTGTAACTACAAAGGGAAGGCAAACAAGCACAAAGAAACCCAGATTAACAACCAAGACTTAAAATTCCAAACACAGATGTAGGGTCTGCAGTTAGTTTGATACTAGGATGCCATTAGGCTGCTCCACGCCCCAGGGGTCCATGCCTTATGATGTGTCAGTGTTTAAAGCTCACAGTCTGAAGACTTCATGGTTTGCTATTCATTTCTCCTTGTCACTTCTGAAAATGTGGGTTTGGTGATTTATGATTAAtggaaagtaaaacaatttCAGAGCAGAAGTTTAAATTTATGGCCTATTTATCCAGTATAAGCTGACGACAACAACAATATTGCAGAAACttaccaaaaatatttctagtTGTAAAATGCCAGAAGAAcgaaaaataatctgtttttttttactgcttttaagaattttttatttttttgtatgtcagACAGTGTCATAAAGGTTATGTGACTTTTTATGTCACGCCTTTTCCTTACAGGacattaaaaagcagaagaCTGCGATCTAAGCtgttatgtctgttttttatgaGATTTTATAAAGATAAAGGGTTcaaagttgtgttttaaattcagtttctttttgtttgttttggaatTGCATTCTGTTGCTCTGATGCAACAAGCAGTAAAGTCATGAATTTCCCATCTATCTTTCTTCCTATCTTGGACAGCAGTGAGCCAGATGGTGAAGAAGTCTAAGAAAATCTTTATTAACAGGATGTAAGCCTTTACGCTATATCAACACCGTTTATTCAACACACTAAAATTATTGGCACCTTTGTAGCATTGTCTAGCAATCATTGCGATAAATTAATCTTATGTAGCAGAATGAGGCAGGTAAAAAATAATCACGTGTTtgaaaatctgttgttttttttaaacccacaaGTCCCACTatcattgtttaatttattatgccaTAAAGTAAATGCAATAGAGTCCaaagaacatcttaaaattCACCGTAAGCCAATATGAACTCTTTTCTTCCAAGTCAGGCTTTAACGTGTCATGGTAGGGCTTTTAAATCCAGTAATACAGCAGCTCATTTAATCAATTTCTGAATCTAACGTGATGAACCTCCAAGCACGAAAAGCCAGAAATAATTGTTGGTGATCTATGGTAGACAGAACAGCTGACAGAACTGGCAGAGAGGTAAAAGTGACTGGACcctggaacaaaaacacaaactggttCTAATAAAGTAGATAGCCCTGTTCAGCCCAGTAAGTCACTCTTTGTAGTTATATCCCTGGCAGAGCTGACAGATCAAAAGGGATTTCCATTTCTGGATTCCTGGATAGCATTAGTATCAGAACATCTAACCCATGACTCCCTGCCTTCCTGGggtacaaataaaacagaacatccattATGAGAAAGTCTGTTGCTCCTCATAAACCAGGCTAGAATTAACTGTTACTTTCATAAAATTGTTTGTATCTACAGTCAGGGAAGTAATTAAATTGATCCCTATTTGCCTTACCAGGAAGAACGGTTTGAAGGATGACatggaagataaaaacatccCCAAAGATCCCTGTGACAGAATAGCAGCATTTGTTTTGCAAGAGATTATTCTGCTgctcaaagtttatttttaggcTTTTGGAGCATCCTTACCAGGGGTGGCAATAAATAATGCAATGTTAATGAAATGTACTTATTATTGGTGATTTCATATgaacaattaataaaattaggtaatttttttttcattttgctcagATCACCTCCCGAGGGTGGAGGATCAGATTTAACATGAAGTGACAACCTGGTTTTAAGCCACTTTTATTGCTCTACACATTCAAgtttttttcacacaaacaaGTAGATTGAGCATTAGGTACCAACcatgtctgatttttttgttatatcAGACATGGTTGATATGGAGGTCAGGATTTTAATCAGAGATGGGGTTATGATATCATCATTTTTAGCTGCAtgttgattataatttttttgtagacTCATATCAAGTTTGTGAAAtgtccatttatttaaaaaactgccATGTTAAGCACATTGAACAGTCCTGTCCAGCTTGGGAATCATGTTTCCCCTGTCATAAGGATTTTACTTTGCATAATAAAGTGCAGAGGAAATCTGTGAACACACCTGCTGTAGTAGATTGAAAACACTTCTTCTTTGAGGATGTGCTGAGACATAATTTGGTCAAACACTGGAGTAATGCCATCAATGGCCACGTTAGGATAGCCCATCCCCAGAACTCCATCAAacttggcaaaaataaatggcaTGGCAGACAGAGAGGTGGCTTCAGCAAACACTTGAACAACGGGGAGACCGCCGACCTGCAGGGATCAAATATACAGAAGACAGAAAGGTGTAACATGGCATACAAAGGGCATGTCTTTAAGTTAAATGGGTGTAACTCTGATTTATTGGTGCCAGACTTTGACTCACCACAACAACATCCTCGCTCAGA
This region includes:
- the ren gene encoding renin, with the protein product MTPLPNFWMYLVALSLAVNSSHGLRRIALKKMPSIRETLQEMGVSAEQVLDELAQMNTADPNNGTVPTPLTNYLDTQYFGEISIGSPAQMFNVVFDTGSANLWVPSQSCSPFSTACFTHNRYDSSQSHTHVENGTGFSINYASGTIRGFLSEDVVVVGGLPVVQVFAEATSLSAMPFIFAKFDGVLGMGYPNVAIDGITPVFDQIMSQHILKEEVFSIYYSRDPKHSPGGELLLGGTDPNYYTGNFNYLETREMGKWEVTMKGVAVGVEMMFCAEGCTAVIDTGSSYITGPASSVSMLMKTIGAQLDETGYKVNCETVKMLPSVTFHLGGQDYCLTHEDYIIWQSQFEGDVCIVTFRGLDVPPPTGPIWILGANFIARYYTEFDRRNNRIGFAAAV